In Numida meleagris isolate 19003 breed g44 Domestic line chromosome 3, NumMel1.0, whole genome shotgun sequence, the following are encoded in one genomic region:
- the OTOF gene encoding otoferlin isoform X1, whose translation MAPGSSKGKEKTKEHKAGKGVFSAMKLGKARPAKDDHRKQDEPAVLEAEDLDRKVMRLGGGLDPDTISLASVTAVTTNVSNKRSKPDIKMEPSAGRPMDYQVSITVIEARQLVGLNMDPVVCVEVGEEKKYTSMKESTNCPYYNEYFVFDFHVPPDVMFDKIIKLSVIHSKNLLRSGTLVGSFKMDVGTVYTQPEHQFYHKWAILSDPEDLTAGLKGYLKCDIAVVGKGDNIKTPHKANETEEDDIEGNLLLPDGVPPERQWARFYIKIYRAEGLPRMNTSIMANVKKALIGENKDLVDPYVQVAFAGQKGKTSVQKSSYEPLWNEQIIFTEMFPPLCKRIKIQIRDSDKVNDVAIGTHFIDLRKISNEGDKGYLPTFGPAWVNMYGSTRNYTLMDEHQELNEGLGEGVSFRARLLMSLAVEILDTTNPEINSSTEVQVEQATPVADNCTGKMEEFFLFGAFLEATMIDRKIGDKPINFEVTIGNYGNQIDGMNKPVLRRKKEGGDGDEEESELLHNSSEDEADEDGEMVSVSSSQPMKPLVTDRNYFHLPYFEKKPCIYIKSWWQDQRRRLYNANIMDKIADKLEEGLNDVQEMIKTEKPHPERRLRGVLEELSSSCLRFVTLADKDQHHSSRTRLDRERLKSCMRELENMGQQATTLRSQVKKNTMKDKLKQVQNFLQKLRFLADEPQHTIPDIFIWMMSNNKRIAYARIPSKDILYSIVDEEMGKDCAKVKTVFLKLPGKRGFGPAGWTVQAKMEIYLWLGLNKQRKDFLSGLPCGFEEKKTTRGQNLPSFPPISLLYTKKQVFQLRAHMYQARSLFAADSSGLSDPFARVFFTSQSQCTEVLNETLCPTWDQLLVFDNVELYGEAHEMRDDPPIIVIEIYDQDTVGKADFMGRTFAKPVVKMSDEQYCPPRFPPQLEYYQIYRGNSTAGDLLAAFELLQIGSGGKSDLPPIDGPTDIDRGPILPVPLGIRPVLSKYRVEILFWGLRDLKRVNLAQVDRPRVDIECAGKGVQSALIQNYKKNPNFSTLVKWFEVDLPENELLHPPLNIRVVDCRAFGRYTLVGSHAVSSLRKFIYRPPDKKAQHWNMTGEIVVNMEPEVPIKKMETMVKLEANSDAVVKVDVSEEEKEKKKKKKKGGGGGGGGEEIEEEEPDESMLDWWSKYFASIETMKEQLRQQEAAAAEAEEKEEMEITEEIKLDDSPMKGFKGQAKNKDKSKAPKDDKKKKQQTAPDLPEKKNKQKIDELKVFNKELEAEYDNFEDWLHTFNLLRGKIGDNDDNATEEERIVGRFKGSMCVYKVPLPDDITKEAGYDPTFGMFQGIPSNDPINVLVRVYIVRATDLHPADINGKADPYIAIKLGKTDIKDKENYISKQLNPVFGKSFDIEATFPMESMLTVAVYDWDLVGTDDLIGETKIDLENRYYSKHRATCGVSQTYSIHGYNIWRDPMKPSQILSKLCKEGKVDGPHFGPGGRVKVANRVFTGPTEIEDENGQKKQTDEHLALTVLRHWEDIPRAGCKLVPEHVETRPLLNPDKPGIEQGRLEMWVDMFPMDMPAPGPAIDISPRKPKKYELRVIVWNTDEVILEDDDYFTGEKSSDIFVRGWLKGQQEDKQDTDVHYHSLTGEGNFNWRYIFPFDYLMAEEKIVISKKESMFSWDETEYKIPARLTLQVWDADHFSADDFLGAIELDLNRFPRGAKTSKQCSLEMVTNEAELPMVSIFKQKRVKGWWPFVARDENDELEITGKVEAELHLLTAEEAEKSPAGLARNEPDPLEKPNRPDTSFIWFLNPLKSIKYLICTRYKWLIIKIVLALLLLIMVALFLYSMPGYMVKKLLGA comes from the exons agctgggaaaggagTTTTTTCAGCCATGAAGCTTGGCAAGGCGCGTCCCGCAAAAGATGACCATCGGAAGCAAG ATGAGCCCGCTGTTCTGGAGGCAGAAGACCTGGACCGAAAAGTCATGAGACTCGGAGGGGGGCTGGACCCAGACACCATCTCCTTGGCCTCTGTCACAGCTGTCACCACCAATGTCTCAAACAAGAG GTCCAAACCTGACATCAAAATGGAGCCGAGTGCTGGGAGGCCGATGGATTACCAG GTCAGCATCACTGTCATTGAGGCCAGACAGCTGGTTGGGCTCAACATGGACCCCGTGGTCTGCGTGGAGGTTGGGGAGGAGAAGAAATACACATCCATGAAAGAATCGACCAACTGCCCTTACTACAATGAG TACTTCGTCTTCGATTTCCACGTGCCCCCGGACGTCATGTTCGATAAGATCATCAAGCTGTCT GTGATCCACTCAAAAAACCTCTTGCGCAGTGGGACTTTGGTGGGCTCCTTCAAGATGGACGTTGGGACAGTTTACACCCAGCCTG AGCACCAGTTCTACCACAAATGGGCCATCCTTTCTGACCCCGAGGATCTCACCGCTGGGCTGAAGGGTTACCTGAAGTGTGACATCGCTGTTGTGGGGAAAGGGGACAACATCAAGACACCCCACAAAGCCAACGAGACAGAGGAGGATGATATCGAAGG AAACCTCCTCCTACCAGATGGGGTTCctccagagaggcagtgggcTCGTTTCTACATCAAGATCTATCGAGCAGAGGGCCTGCCCCGTATGAACACCAGCATCATGGCCAATGTGAAGAAGGCTCTCATTGGAGAGAACAAGGACTTGGTAGACCCTTACGTGCAAGTGGCATTTGCAGGGCAGAAG GGGAAGACATCAGTGCAAAAAAGCAGCTACGAGCCTCTCTGGAATGAGCAAATCATCTTCACAGAAATGTTCCCCCCGTTGTGCAAGCGGATAAAGATCCAGATTCGAGACTCGGACAAAGTCAATGATGTGGCCATTGGTACCCATTTCATTGATTTGAGGAAGATCTCTAACGAAGGAGACAAAG GCTACCTGCCCACCTTTGGCCCCGCATGGGTGAACATGTATGGCTCCACTCGGAACTACACTCTGATGGACGAACACCAAGAGCTGAACGAGGGGCTGGGGGAAGGCGTCTCCTTCCGGGCCAGGCTTCTGATGAGCCTTGCAGTTGAGATCTTGGATACCACCAACCCAGAGATCAACAGCTCCACCGAGGTGCAAGTGGAGCAGGCCACACCAGTCGCTGAT AACTGCACTGGAAAGATGGAGgagttctttctttttggagCCTTCCTGGAAGCTACCATGATCGACAGGAAGATTGGTGACAAACCCATCAACTTTGAGGTTACAATAG GCAACTATGGGAACCAGATCGATGGCATGAACAAACCTGTCCTGCGGAggaagaaggagggaggggatggggatgaggaggAGTCCGAGCTGCTCCATAACTCAAGTGAGGATGAAGCTGACGAGGATGGGGAGATGGTCTCTGTCTCCTCATCTCAGCCCATGAAGCCCCTGGTTACAGACAG GAACTACTTCCACCTGCCTTATTTTGAGAAGAAGCCCTGCATCTACATCAAGAGTTGGTGGCAGGATCAGCGCCGCAGGCTGTATAACGCCAACATCATGGACAAGATTGCAGACAAGTTG gaggaagggctCAATGATGTGCAGGAAATGATCAAGACAGAGAAACCACATCCAGAACGCCGGCTTCGAGGGGTCCTGGAGGAGTTGAGCAGCAGTTGCTT GCGCTTTGTGACACTGGCTGACAAGGACCAGCACCACTCTTCCCGCACAAGGTTGGACCGGGAGAGGCTCAAGTCCTGCATGCGGGAGCTG GAGAACATGGGCCAGCAAGCCACGACTCTGCGGTCGCAGGTGAAGAAGAACACCATGAAAGACAAGCTGAAGCAGGTGCAGAACTTCCTGCAGAAGCTCCGATTCTTGGCAGACGAG ccccagcacaccATTCCTGACATCTTCATCTGGATGATGAGCAACAACAAGCGCATTGCCTATGCCCGCATCCCTTCCAAGGATATCCTCTACTCCATTGTGGATGAGGAGATGGGCAAGGACTGCGCCAAAGTGAAGACCGTCTTCCTCAAG CTGCCTGGAAAGAGGGGTTTCGGGCCTGCTGGCTGGACAGTTCAGGCCAAGATGGAGATTTACCTGTGGTTAGGCCTCAACAAGCAGCGCAAAGACTTCCTGAGTGGCTTGCCCTGTGGCTTTGAGGAGAAGAAGACAACCAGAGGCCAAAACCTGCCGTCCTTCCCTCCCATCAGCCTTCTTTACACCA AGAAGCAAGTTTTCCAGCTGCGAGCCCACATGTACCAGGCCAGGAGTTTATTTGCTGCTGACAGTAGTGGTCTTTCAGACCCCTTTGCCCGAGTCTTCTTCACCTCCCAGAGCCAATGCACTGAG GTTCTCAATGAGACCCTGTGCCCAACCTGGGACCAGCTGCTGGTTTTTGACAATGTGGAGCTGTATGGAGAAGCCCATGAGATGCGGGATGACCCTCCTATAATTGTCATTGAGATCTATGACCAGGACACAGTG ggCAAAGCTGACTTCATGGGCCGCACCTTTGCCAAACCAGTGGTGAAAATGTCAGATGAGCAGTACTGCCCACCACGCTTCCCCCCACAATTGGAGTACTACCAGATCTACCGGGGCAACTCCACAGCAGGAGACCTTCTGGCTGCCTTCGAGCTGCTCCAG ATTGGTTCTGGGGGCAAGTCGGACCTGCCCCCAATTGATGGCCCCACAGACATAGACCGAGGTCCCATCCTGCCAGTGCCACTGGGGATTCGGCCAGTGCTGAGTAAATACAGAGTGGAG ATCTTGTTTTGGGGACTCAGGGACCTGAAGAGAGTGAACCTGGCCCAGGTGGACCGGCCCCGAGTGGACATTGAGTGTGCTGGGAAGGGGGTCCAGTCAGCCCTCATCCAGAACTACAAGAAAAACCCAAACTTCAGCACTTTGGTCAAGTGGTTCGAAGTG GACCTCCCAGAAAATGAGCTGCTCCACCCGCCCCTGAACATCCGAGTGGTGGACTGCCGGGCTTTTGGGCGCTACACCCTGGTGGGCTCCCATGCTGTCAGCTCCCTCCGAAAGTTCATCTACCGCCCACCGGATAAGAAAGCCCAGCACTGGAATATGACAG GGGAGATTGTTGTCAACATGGAACCTGAGGTTCCCATCAAGAAGATGGAGACCATGGTGAAGCTGGAAGCT AACTCTGATGCGGTGGTGAAAGTGGATGTG tctgaagaagagaaggagaaaaagaaaaagaagaagaaaggaggaggaggaggaggaggaggagaagagataGAAGAGGAGGAGCCAGATGAGAGCATGCTGGACTGGTGGTCCAAGTATTTTGCATCAATTGAGACTATGAAGGAG CAACTCCggcagcaggaagcagctgcagcagaagcagaggagaaggaagagatggaGATCACCGAGG AAATCAAACTTGATGACTCTCCCATGAAAGGCTTCAAGGGCCAGGCAAAGAACAAGGACAAGTCCAAGGCACCCAAAGATGACAAGAAGAAGAAGCAGCAGACAGCCCCTGATCTCCCCGAGAAGAAGAACAAGCAGAAGATTGATGAACTGAAG GTCTTCAACAAAGAGCTGGAAGCAGAGTATGATAACTTTGAGGACTGGCTGCACACCTTCAACCTGCTCCGTGGGAAGATTGGGGACAATGACGACAATGCAACAGAAGAAGAGCGGatagtgggaaggttcaaa GGCTCCATGTGTGTCTACAAAGTGCCACTCCCTGATGATATCACCAAGGAAGCAGGATATGACCCCACCTTTGGCATGTTCCAGGGTATCCCCAGCAACGACCCCATCAACGTGCTGGTCCGAGTCTATATTGTGCGG GCCACAGACCTCCACCCAGCTGACATCAACGGGAAAGCTGACCCTTATATTGCCATCAAGCTGGGGAAGACTGACATCAAAGACAAGGAGAACTATATCTCCAAGCAGCTGAACCCTGTCTTTGGAAA GTCCTTTGACATTGAGGCCACCTTCCCCATGGAGTCCATGCTGACAGTGGCAGTGTACGACTGGGACTTGGTGGGGACAGATGACCTCATTGGGGAGACCAAGATAGACCTGGAGAACCGCTACTACAGCAAGCACCGAGCTACATGTGGGGTGTCACAGACTTACTCCAT ACATGGGTATAACATCTGGCGTGACCCCATGAAGCCCTCCCAGATCCTGTCCAAGCTGTGCAAAGAGGGCAAGGTGGATGGGCCGCACTTCGGGCCAGGAGGAAGAGTGAAAGTTGCCAACAGAGTGTTCACTGGCCCCACAGAGATTGAGGATGAAAATG GTCAGAAGAAGCAGACAGATGAACACTTGGCCTTGACCGTGCTACGCCACTGGGAGGACATCCCACGGGCAGGCTGCAAGCTGGTCCCCGAGCATGTGGAGACGCGCCCACTGCTGAACCCTGACAAGCCGGGCATTGAGCAG GGTCGCCTGGAGATGTGGGTGGACATGTTCCCCATGGATATGCCAGCACCTGGCCCTGCCATTGATATTTCCCCCAGGAAACCTAAGAA ATATGAGCTCAGAGTGATAGTGTGGAACACAGACGAGGTCATCCTGGAGGATGATGACTACTTCACTGGCGAGAAATCCAGTGACATTTTTGTCAGAGG GTGGCTGAAGGGTCAGCAGGAGGACAAGCAAGACACAGATGTCCATTACCACTCGCTCACCGGTGAAGGCAACTTCAACTGGCGTTACATCTTCCCTTTTGACTACCTGATGGCAGAGGAGAAGATTGTCATCTCCAAGAAAGAATCCATGTTCTCCTGGGATGAGACCGAGTACAAGATCCCGGCTCGCCTCACCCTGCAGGTCTGGGATGCTGACCACTTCTCAGCAGATGATTTCCTCG GGGCCATCGAGTTGGACCTGAACCGCTTTCCCCGGGGAGCCAAGACATCCAAGCAGTGCAGCCTGGAGATGGTGACAAACGAGGCAGAGCTGCCCATGGTCTCCATCTTCAAGCAAAAGCGGGTGAAGGGCTGGTGGCCATTTGTGGCCAGGGATGAGAATGACGAGCTGGAGATCACC GGGAAAGTCGAGGCTGAACTGCACCTCCTGacagcagaggaggcagagaaaTCACCCGCTGGGCTGGCTCGCAACGAGCCCGACCCGCTGGAGAAACCCAA CCGTCCAGACACGTCTTTCATCTGGTTCCTCAACCCTCTCAAGTCCATCAAATACCTCATCTGCACCCGCTACAAGTGGCTCATCATCAAAATCGTGCTGGCCCTGTTGCTCCTCATCATGGTGGCCCTCTTCCTCTACAGCATGCCAGGCTACATGGTCAAGAAGCTCCTGGGGGCATGA
- the OTOF gene encoding otoferlin isoform X2, which yields MAPGSSKGKEKTKEHKAGKGVFSAMKLGKARPAKDDHRKQDEPAVLEAEDLDRKVMRLGGGLDPDTISLASVTAVTTNVSNKRSKPDIKMEPSAGRPMDYQVSITVIEARQLVGLNMDPVVCVEVGEEKKYTSMKESTNCPYYNEYFVFDFHVPPDVMFDKIIKLSVIHSKNLLRSGTLVGSFKMDVGTVYTQPEHQFYHKWAILSDPEDLTAGLKGYLKCDIAVVGKGDNIKTPHKANETEEDDIEGNLLLPDGVPPERQWARFYIKIYRAEGLPRMNTSIMANVKKALIGENKDLVDPYVQVAFAGQKGKTSVQKSSYEPLWNEQIIFTEMFPPLCKRIKIQIRDSDKVNDVAIGTHFIDLRKISNEGDKGYLPTFGPAWVNMYGSTRNYTLMDEHQELNEGLGEGVSFRARLLMSLAVEILDTTNPEINSSTEVQVEQATPVADNCTGKMEEFFLFGAFLEATMIDRKIGDKPINFEVTIGNYGNQIDGMNKPVLRRKKEGGDGDEEESELLHNSSEDEADEDGEMVSVSSSQPMKPLVTDRNYFHLPYFEKKPCIYIKSWWQDQRRRLYNANIMDKIADKLEEGLNDVQEMIKTEKPHPERRLRGVLEELSSSCLRFVTLADKDQHHSSRTRLDRERLKSCMRELENMGQQATTLRSQVKKNTMKDKLKQVQNFLQKLRFLADEPQHTIPDIFIWMMSNNKRIAYARIPSKDILYSIVDEEMGKDCAKVKTVFLKLPGKRGFGPAGWTVQAKMEIYLWLGLNKQRKDFLSGLPCGFEEKKTTRGQNLPSFPPISLLYTKKQVFQLRAHMYQARSLFAADSSGLSDPFARVFFTSQSQCTEVLNETLCPTWDQLLVFDNVELYGEAHEMRDDPPIIVIEIYDQDTVGKADFMGRTFAKPVVKMSDEQYCPPRFPPQLEYYQIYRGNSTAGDLLAAFELLQIGSGGKSDLPPIDGPTDIDRGPILPVPLGIRPVLSKYRVEILFWGLRDLKRVNLAQVDRPRVDIECAGKGVQSALIQNYKKNPNFSTLVKWFEVDLPENELLHPPLNIRVVDCRAFGRYTLVGSHAVSSLRKFIYRPPDKKAQHWNMTGEIVVNMEPEVPIKKMETMVKLEANSDAVVKVDVSEEEKEKKKKKKKGGGGGGGGEEIEEEEPDESMLDWWSKYFASIETMKEQLRQQEAAAAEAEEKEEMEITEGFKGQAKNKDKSKAPKDDKKKKQQTAPDLPEKKNKQKIDELKVFNKELEAEYDNFEDWLHTFNLLRGKIGDNDDNATEEERIVGRFKGSMCVYKVPLPDDITKEAGYDPTFGMFQGIPSNDPINVLVRVYIVRATDLHPADINGKADPYIAIKLGKTDIKDKENYISKQLNPVFGKSFDIEATFPMESMLTVAVYDWDLVGTDDLIGETKIDLENRYYSKHRATCGVSQTYSIHGYNIWRDPMKPSQILSKLCKEGKVDGPHFGPGGRVKVANRVFTGPTEIEDENGQKKQTDEHLALTVLRHWEDIPRAGCKLVPEHVETRPLLNPDKPGIEQGRLEMWVDMFPMDMPAPGPAIDISPRKPKKYELRVIVWNTDEVILEDDDYFTGEKSSDIFVRGWLKGQQEDKQDTDVHYHSLTGEGNFNWRYIFPFDYLMAEEKIVISKKESMFSWDETEYKIPARLTLQVWDADHFSADDFLGAIELDLNRFPRGAKTSKQCSLEMVTNEAELPMVSIFKQKRVKGWWPFVARDENDELEITGKVEAELHLLTAEEAEKSPAGLARNEPDPLEKPNRPDTSFIWFLNPLKSIKYLICTRYKWLIIKIVLALLLLIMVALFLYSMPGYMVKKLLGA from the exons agctgggaaaggagTTTTTTCAGCCATGAAGCTTGGCAAGGCGCGTCCCGCAAAAGATGACCATCGGAAGCAAG ATGAGCCCGCTGTTCTGGAGGCAGAAGACCTGGACCGAAAAGTCATGAGACTCGGAGGGGGGCTGGACCCAGACACCATCTCCTTGGCCTCTGTCACAGCTGTCACCACCAATGTCTCAAACAAGAG GTCCAAACCTGACATCAAAATGGAGCCGAGTGCTGGGAGGCCGATGGATTACCAG GTCAGCATCACTGTCATTGAGGCCAGACAGCTGGTTGGGCTCAACATGGACCCCGTGGTCTGCGTGGAGGTTGGGGAGGAGAAGAAATACACATCCATGAAAGAATCGACCAACTGCCCTTACTACAATGAG TACTTCGTCTTCGATTTCCACGTGCCCCCGGACGTCATGTTCGATAAGATCATCAAGCTGTCT GTGATCCACTCAAAAAACCTCTTGCGCAGTGGGACTTTGGTGGGCTCCTTCAAGATGGACGTTGGGACAGTTTACACCCAGCCTG AGCACCAGTTCTACCACAAATGGGCCATCCTTTCTGACCCCGAGGATCTCACCGCTGGGCTGAAGGGTTACCTGAAGTGTGACATCGCTGTTGTGGGGAAAGGGGACAACATCAAGACACCCCACAAAGCCAACGAGACAGAGGAGGATGATATCGAAGG AAACCTCCTCCTACCAGATGGGGTTCctccagagaggcagtgggcTCGTTTCTACATCAAGATCTATCGAGCAGAGGGCCTGCCCCGTATGAACACCAGCATCATGGCCAATGTGAAGAAGGCTCTCATTGGAGAGAACAAGGACTTGGTAGACCCTTACGTGCAAGTGGCATTTGCAGGGCAGAAG GGGAAGACATCAGTGCAAAAAAGCAGCTACGAGCCTCTCTGGAATGAGCAAATCATCTTCACAGAAATGTTCCCCCCGTTGTGCAAGCGGATAAAGATCCAGATTCGAGACTCGGACAAAGTCAATGATGTGGCCATTGGTACCCATTTCATTGATTTGAGGAAGATCTCTAACGAAGGAGACAAAG GCTACCTGCCCACCTTTGGCCCCGCATGGGTGAACATGTATGGCTCCACTCGGAACTACACTCTGATGGACGAACACCAAGAGCTGAACGAGGGGCTGGGGGAAGGCGTCTCCTTCCGGGCCAGGCTTCTGATGAGCCTTGCAGTTGAGATCTTGGATACCACCAACCCAGAGATCAACAGCTCCACCGAGGTGCAAGTGGAGCAGGCCACACCAGTCGCTGAT AACTGCACTGGAAAGATGGAGgagttctttctttttggagCCTTCCTGGAAGCTACCATGATCGACAGGAAGATTGGTGACAAACCCATCAACTTTGAGGTTACAATAG GCAACTATGGGAACCAGATCGATGGCATGAACAAACCTGTCCTGCGGAggaagaaggagggaggggatggggatgaggaggAGTCCGAGCTGCTCCATAACTCAAGTGAGGATGAAGCTGACGAGGATGGGGAGATGGTCTCTGTCTCCTCATCTCAGCCCATGAAGCCCCTGGTTACAGACAG GAACTACTTCCACCTGCCTTATTTTGAGAAGAAGCCCTGCATCTACATCAAGAGTTGGTGGCAGGATCAGCGCCGCAGGCTGTATAACGCCAACATCATGGACAAGATTGCAGACAAGTTG gaggaagggctCAATGATGTGCAGGAAATGATCAAGACAGAGAAACCACATCCAGAACGCCGGCTTCGAGGGGTCCTGGAGGAGTTGAGCAGCAGTTGCTT GCGCTTTGTGACACTGGCTGACAAGGACCAGCACCACTCTTCCCGCACAAGGTTGGACCGGGAGAGGCTCAAGTCCTGCATGCGGGAGCTG GAGAACATGGGCCAGCAAGCCACGACTCTGCGGTCGCAGGTGAAGAAGAACACCATGAAAGACAAGCTGAAGCAGGTGCAGAACTTCCTGCAGAAGCTCCGATTCTTGGCAGACGAG ccccagcacaccATTCCTGACATCTTCATCTGGATGATGAGCAACAACAAGCGCATTGCCTATGCCCGCATCCCTTCCAAGGATATCCTCTACTCCATTGTGGATGAGGAGATGGGCAAGGACTGCGCCAAAGTGAAGACCGTCTTCCTCAAG CTGCCTGGAAAGAGGGGTTTCGGGCCTGCTGGCTGGACAGTTCAGGCCAAGATGGAGATTTACCTGTGGTTAGGCCTCAACAAGCAGCGCAAAGACTTCCTGAGTGGCTTGCCCTGTGGCTTTGAGGAGAAGAAGACAACCAGAGGCCAAAACCTGCCGTCCTTCCCTCCCATCAGCCTTCTTTACACCA AGAAGCAAGTTTTCCAGCTGCGAGCCCACATGTACCAGGCCAGGAGTTTATTTGCTGCTGACAGTAGTGGTCTTTCAGACCCCTTTGCCCGAGTCTTCTTCACCTCCCAGAGCCAATGCACTGAG GTTCTCAATGAGACCCTGTGCCCAACCTGGGACCAGCTGCTGGTTTTTGACAATGTGGAGCTGTATGGAGAAGCCCATGAGATGCGGGATGACCCTCCTATAATTGTCATTGAGATCTATGACCAGGACACAGTG ggCAAAGCTGACTTCATGGGCCGCACCTTTGCCAAACCAGTGGTGAAAATGTCAGATGAGCAGTACTGCCCACCACGCTTCCCCCCACAATTGGAGTACTACCAGATCTACCGGGGCAACTCCACAGCAGGAGACCTTCTGGCTGCCTTCGAGCTGCTCCAG ATTGGTTCTGGGGGCAAGTCGGACCTGCCCCCAATTGATGGCCCCACAGACATAGACCGAGGTCCCATCCTGCCAGTGCCACTGGGGATTCGGCCAGTGCTGAGTAAATACAGAGTGGAG ATCTTGTTTTGGGGACTCAGGGACCTGAAGAGAGTGAACCTGGCCCAGGTGGACCGGCCCCGAGTGGACATTGAGTGTGCTGGGAAGGGGGTCCAGTCAGCCCTCATCCAGAACTACAAGAAAAACCCAAACTTCAGCACTTTGGTCAAGTGGTTCGAAGTG GACCTCCCAGAAAATGAGCTGCTCCACCCGCCCCTGAACATCCGAGTGGTGGACTGCCGGGCTTTTGGGCGCTACACCCTGGTGGGCTCCCATGCTGTCAGCTCCCTCCGAAAGTTCATCTACCGCCCACCGGATAAGAAAGCCCAGCACTGGAATATGACAG GGGAGATTGTTGTCAACATGGAACCTGAGGTTCCCATCAAGAAGATGGAGACCATGGTGAAGCTGGAAGCT AACTCTGATGCGGTGGTGAAAGTGGATGTG tctgaagaagagaaggagaaaaagaaaaagaagaagaaaggaggaggaggaggaggaggaggagaagagataGAAGAGGAGGAGCCAGATGAGAGCATGCTGGACTGGTGGTCCAAGTATTTTGCATCAATTGAGACTATGAAGGAG CAACTCCggcagcaggaagcagctgcagcagaagcagaggagaaggaagagatggaGATCACCGAGG GCTTCAAGGGCCAGGCAAAGAACAAGGACAAGTCCAAGGCACCCAAAGATGACAAGAAGAAGAAGCAGCAGACAGCCCCTGATCTCCCCGAGAAGAAGAACAAGCAGAAGATTGATGAACTGAAG GTCTTCAACAAAGAGCTGGAAGCAGAGTATGATAACTTTGAGGACTGGCTGCACACCTTCAACCTGCTCCGTGGGAAGATTGGGGACAATGACGACAATGCAACAGAAGAAGAGCGGatagtgggaaggttcaaa GGCTCCATGTGTGTCTACAAAGTGCCACTCCCTGATGATATCACCAAGGAAGCAGGATATGACCCCACCTTTGGCATGTTCCAGGGTATCCCCAGCAACGACCCCATCAACGTGCTGGTCCGAGTCTATATTGTGCGG GCCACAGACCTCCACCCAGCTGACATCAACGGGAAAGCTGACCCTTATATTGCCATCAAGCTGGGGAAGACTGACATCAAAGACAAGGAGAACTATATCTCCAAGCAGCTGAACCCTGTCTTTGGAAA GTCCTTTGACATTGAGGCCACCTTCCCCATGGAGTCCATGCTGACAGTGGCAGTGTACGACTGGGACTTGGTGGGGACAGATGACCTCATTGGGGAGACCAAGATAGACCTGGAGAACCGCTACTACAGCAAGCACCGAGCTACATGTGGGGTGTCACAGACTTACTCCAT ACATGGGTATAACATCTGGCGTGACCCCATGAAGCCCTCCCAGATCCTGTCCAAGCTGTGCAAAGAGGGCAAGGTGGATGGGCCGCACTTCGGGCCAGGAGGAAGAGTGAAAGTTGCCAACAGAGTGTTCACTGGCCCCACAGAGATTGAGGATGAAAATG GTCAGAAGAAGCAGACAGATGAACACTTGGCCTTGACCGTGCTACGCCACTGGGAGGACATCCCACGGGCAGGCTGCAAGCTGGTCCCCGAGCATGTGGAGACGCGCCCACTGCTGAACCCTGACAAGCCGGGCATTGAGCAG GGTCGCCTGGAGATGTGGGTGGACATGTTCCCCATGGATATGCCAGCACCTGGCCCTGCCATTGATATTTCCCCCAGGAAACCTAAGAA ATATGAGCTCAGAGTGATAGTGTGGAACACAGACGAGGTCATCCTGGAGGATGATGACTACTTCACTGGCGAGAAATCCAGTGACATTTTTGTCAGAGG GTGGCTGAAGGGTCAGCAGGAGGACAAGCAAGACACAGATGTCCATTACCACTCGCTCACCGGTGAAGGCAACTTCAACTGGCGTTACATCTTCCCTTTTGACTACCTGATGGCAGAGGAGAAGATTGTCATCTCCAAGAAAGAATCCATGTTCTCCTGGGATGAGACCGAGTACAAGATCCCGGCTCGCCTCACCCTGCAGGTCTGGGATGCTGACCACTTCTCAGCAGATGATTTCCTCG GGGCCATCGAGTTGGACCTGAACCGCTTTCCCCGGGGAGCCAAGACATCCAAGCAGTGCAGCCTGGAGATGGTGACAAACGAGGCAGAGCTGCCCATGGTCTCCATCTTCAAGCAAAAGCGGGTGAAGGGCTGGTGGCCATTTGTGGCCAGGGATGAGAATGACGAGCTGGAGATCACC GGGAAAGTCGAGGCTGAACTGCACCTCCTGacagcagaggaggcagagaaaTCACCCGCTGGGCTGGCTCGCAACGAGCCCGACCCGCTGGAGAAACCCAA CCGTCCAGACACGTCTTTCATCTGGTTCCTCAACCCTCTCAAGTCCATCAAATACCTCATCTGCACCCGCTACAAGTGGCTCATCATCAAAATCGTGCTGGCCCTGTTGCTCCTCATCATGGTGGCCCTCTTCCTCTACAGCATGCCAGGCTACATGGTCAAGAAGCTCCTGGGGGCATGA